The genomic interval TgatcaaagtcatacagcatggaaacaggttcttcagcccaacttgcccatgccgactaagatgctccatctacacacaAACCGTGGAAggatgtcaagttggaaaggatacaaagaaaatttacaagaatgctgccaggactcatGGGTctgggctacagagagaggttgagcaggctgggaatcTTAATCCTTGGagagcagaaggatgaggggtgatcttatagaagtgtataaaatcatgaggaatagatcgggtagaagcacagagtctcttgcccagagttgggaaattgagaaccagtgaACATAGGTtggagatgaagggggaaagatttaataggaagccgaggggtaacttgttcacacaaagggtggtgggtgtatggaacgagctgccagaggaggtagttgaggcagggacgattgcaacgtttaagaaacaatttgacagatacatggataggacaggtttggatggatatgagccaaacgcaggcagatgggacgagtggagatgggacatgttggtcagtgtaggcaagttggtccgaggggcctgtttccatgactatgactctatacatgcctgcatttgggccatatccttctAGGCTTTctctatcataaggtcataaggaatagtagatcgaggccattcggcccatcaagtctactccaccattcaatcatggctgatctatctctccctcctaaccccattctcctgccttctctccataacctatggcaccagtactaatcaatgtaccttttttatccatgtccAAATGCCTTAGATCATTTCCAGGAGAGGGGATGCAATATGGAGGTGTGAAAGGTGAACAGGGCTGGCAGCTAGGACAAGCTTATCAGGGTCAGCACAATGATTATTACTGCATGGTATATAGGTCATgcagtcacagagttatacagtgtggaaacatatcATTGCAGAAAAGATAGTAAAACACAGGAAACCAAACTTGATCAAATTATTTGTTGTAACATTAAAAAAAGTACAGTCACGTCAAAATAGAATACAACTATAAAACTGCTGCAGATGCCTTAAGAAAATAGTGAATATAAATTCTACAGTATTTACCAATGTTGATGCATATATTTCAGATAGCAAGTTCCATATCATTTATAGTTTACTATACAGCAAGTGTCCATATTAAAGACTCAAGATTAAGACTTAAAGGATTATGACAAATAATTACATATTTTAACAATGTTATTTGAGTTTATCTGCAATTGTTTCATCAAGCAAGGAGTTAAGAAATTAACTTTCAATTTATTCAGATCAGAATGTATCTAATATATTGATAATTTAGTTTGCACATTTgaagagtatatatatatatatatatacattacaCACATATACAGACAATAGTGTTCTTTTACTTGCACGTCATCAAAGCCAGCTGTAAATGTTTCAATCAGTGTTTTACATGTTTTTCACACCAGTTTTTTGCTGCTCTGCTGAAATGTTTCAAAGTCTAAATGACTCCAGCTGCAAACAGAGGTGTACATGGAAGCAGTTGTTTCTGCTCTTTTCTATTTAAAACCATTAAAAAGTCAATATAGCATTTTCATTATGGAATACTTGGACGTAAATCGGGCCAAGTCGCTTAAAAAGAAAAAGGGGCAACAGCCCAAAGACAAAACTGCAAAGCAAACTGGTCCAAAACCCACCTGGTCCCAACTCAAACACCTATTGGTACCATGAGAATGTGCTATTCATTATCAAGTAGCTTGCAATACCAGCACTGTTTCTACTATTTCATGTGTTAGGGCAGATGATTCCTATGAATGTATTCAGTTGCAAACGGGAGTAATTGACAGAGCAAAGAGTAAAAGATTAATCTGTTATTTTACAATAAAACATTTTTCTGCAAATAATCTGCCATGATGTACATCCCTACCATTAAAAGTGAATTGAAAACAAATGTGTGCTGAGATTAGAAAATACTTGGTATTTTTTATTCTGCTGCACTTCAATATTTTATTCCTATCAACTCAAGTGTAGTGGCACTGACTTCTCTGCAGTCTTCAATATACCTGTGCAAGTGCAGGAAGAAAGCAAGTAGTCGGGGTTATTGCCAGCATTATAAATGCTTGCCCAGTTTTGCCTCGGGGGAAATTCCACCCAGTTACCCTTCCTTGGAAGTTACGAAGCAAAAGATCACAAGAGTGACCTGGGATGGTTCATAACATACTCTGAGATTTCAGACCACAATCTGCAAACGTCATTGCTCAATCAACCTTCAAAATTGTCAGGTCAAGGTTTATATAAGCGACAATCCAGGATCTACCTACATTATCAGAGGATGCAGACTATCGACCCGTTCTTGAAATCAAGAGACCTGTGGTACATTACTGAGATGTTTGCTTCAATCTTCTGTGTGTTTGGGTTCAAACATCACTGCTCCCTATTACTTGATTATAAATTGTACGAGCTCAACAACTCCAAACAATGGGGCGAATAATCATTTTCATGTGCCTTGCTGATTTTGTTgattttagttcaacaaagagaaATACCTTCTGTACATTGTTAGGAATTTTTCAATTATTTCAGCCTACGCTATAGACCATTTCTTTTGTATAACGTTTCTTTTGAATATAGTGAAGTCATTTCAAAAGTCAGGTAATTTTCTCTTTCATTAATGCTCTTCACATCACTTTCGAGAAGGGGCAAGCAGGAGTCCTAAAGCAACACTGACTCTGGGATGGTTCTTCTGTCCGTCTGAGGGTTTGCGAAATGCTGGGGACCAGTCGGAACTGTGTGTGAAtattgtgtttgtgcatgtgtgtcagGGTGCGATGATGTCCTGCTATAGATACTGCTGCCACTTACAGGCACGCCCGGGTAGCTGAACTCGGGGTGAGGAGTCTGCTGTGCATTGTGGAAGCTTGGTGACCTCTGCATATCTCCTCTGTACCTGACATCAGCTTCCCGGTTCCACTGTCGTTCATATTGCTCTTGCCTCTTTTTGTAGTCGTGTTGGTACTCTGGCGAGCGCTGCTCTAACAGAGCTGGGTGCCTCACGTAGTTGGTCAGGTTTCCGGGATCATATTGTCCACTGTGATCTAAAGGCCGTGCCGCAGTTCTGAAAGACGAGGAGTTAGAAAACTGACGGCCAAGAGTGTGTGAGTTCCTGCTGGTCTGGTCATAGTTTGTCATATGTGCTAATTTGGTGACATACGGTCTACTGTCATGACTTTGCTGACCTGCAGACATATTGTAACTGTACTGCGAGAATACAGGCATGTCTTTAGCTCTAGTTGGTGAGTACTGAGGTAGACTACCATGGTACCCAGGAGGACCAGAGTAGGATGGTGGCGAAGAAGGCTGTTGTTTTATTAAAGATCTTTGGTTAGAACTTACTGCTGAAGAATGAGTCCGTGAAGGCCTTTGTTGAAAGGTTGCACTAGCATTGACTGCCTTACTTGAAAACTGTACAGGCGATATCTTTGAGGGACTGGTAGCTTCTTTAGAGTGTGCATTGTTTTGTGCTATGCTTGATTCCCCATGTTCAACCATTTCCTCAGCGCACGTCCCATATTCATGATCAACTCCAGGAACATTGTCATATTCTGAAGCATTCGAGCCTCTCTTTGTTTCGTCGACTTCAATAATCAACCCCTTTGTTCCGCCTATGAACACATGTGCCTCCTCTGGACTGGAATGGGAGCTCGATGCATTGTAACTTCCAGTTCTGCCCCTGCCATCCGCAGAATGTTTTGAAGATGGGTCTGAAATTTTCTGACCTGAAGGTTTGTTCCATTTTGGTGCAAATTCCTTTCTGACACCGGGATTTGCATTTGAGTTCTGGTTAGCAGTGGCATTGTTCAGCTGTTTGGGGTTGCCATGCGCCAATGCACGCTGTGTCGGCTGCCCTTTTTGTTTGAGCACATCAAGGTCTGGCAAAACCTTCACTTTGCCTCCCTTATTTTCCACGAGCCCTGCCCTTTGGGGTTTCACAGTCGGCTTTTCCAAGGCGCTCTTCTTGGGCCTGCTGTCAGGCTGCTTCTCTTGCAGTTTCTCTGGAGACGCCTTCTTATCTTTCTTCTTCGAGACTGGTGGACCTCCTTTAATTACATTATTCTGTCCATTGGTCAAGTGATTGAGAACGGGTGGCTCTGGGTGCTCAGCAGGCACTTGGCCAAGTGATTTCTGTGGAAATTCTTCAGGTTTACCTGAAAATGGACAACAAAGCACAATGCTTAGAGAAGTCGTACTTTCATTCATATATTTCACACagataggaatagatcgggtagacaaacTATCTATAACTCAGAGTAAGGGAACCGAGAGCCAGAGGATCTAGGGtaaaaggtgaggggggaaagggttAATAAGAACTTGAgaggtaacttgttcacacatgggtggtgggtgcatggaacgagctgccaaagggggtaatgaggcaggtactatcacatttaagaaacatttagacaggtacatggataggacaggtttagaaggatataggccaaatacaggcaggtaggactagtgtacatgggacatgttgtgggccagttgggtcgaggggcctgttgccatgctatatgactctatgagatagaTACTATTTCTTTGCACacaagactcaagagtgttttattgttgcatGTCCCGAAAcataacaattacattcttacttgaggTAATCCGCATAAGAAATACCCGATATTAATACCAAAGAAATCGCATACAAGGCTAAACATTTGACAATTTATCGCGATTTTTCCAAACTATTTTCCCGGGCGTTGGCAGGTTGGAAATGTAGAAAGATGTCTTATTTCGTTTACAAAATACTTCAATGCATTTGGACTATTTCCACACTTGTCTCCCGTTTCTTGATTTCTCTATTTCAGGAGACAAAAATCAGATAAAATATATCCCCAGTAAATAAAATCAGAAAGACCAAGGGAGAGTGAAGACTAGCAGAGATAAGTACAGGCAACTAAGGCATtatggggaggtggggtgggacctGCGATTCAAGAAAGCCgtccagcacggtggtgcagtggtagttgctacctcacagcgctagagaccacggttcgatcctgactacgggtgctgtctgtacgcagtttgtacattctccccgtgatctgcgtgggttttctccgagatcttcggttccctcccacgcgccaaggaagtacaggtttgcaggttaattggcttggtataaatataaaattgtccccagtgtgtgtaggatagtgttgatgtgcggggatcgctggtcggtgcggatgtggtgggccgaagggcctgcttccgcgctgtacctctaaactaaacaaaaccaagatTCGCAACATGAAGTCACATCAACTGCAAATGCGTCAAGATATTCATAAGGAAAATTAATATAATAAGAACAAATTTAATTCTATCTTTCAATTTTTTAGGGAATTATTAGTGAATTCTGCAAGGGCACATTTCTGTTACCCGTACGGCCGTGATGTGGGGTTGTCTGTCTGCCTGCATCAGTTGTTAGTGCATTCACTTCTGCAGCACACAAGGGTATTTGGTTGAGACCCTATTGAGATTGGCTACTAACCAAAAGCGATACCACCAATGATGCACAATAAAACACTAATTTTGGAAAGTGCAGGCATCAACTATTGCCAGCAAATGGCtcaacaaaaataaaaacagtaaatgccaaagagagaaagagagaaagagaaaaaaagagaccTAACTGAGCCAATACCACAGATGGATGACTGATGAGACTGATCAGCTGTTCATCTGTGGTTCTGGCTCaacctgttttttttctctctggaagTGGAGCCAAACCCAGCCTGACTGATGCATGTCTTCCTGCTCTGATTTTGCATCTCCTCCCTCCTTTTGTCTCTGTTGTCTCCACCAGGCTAATATGATGAcagaatggatcgactgagcttatttttactggaatttagaaggatgagaggggatcttatagaaacgtataaaattattaagagattgggacAGGCtacatgcaagaaaaatgttctccatgttgggagagtccagaaccaggggtcacagtttaggagtaaggggttggccatttaggactgagatgaggaaaaacctttttcacccagagagttgcgaatctgtggaattcactgccacagaaggcagtggaggccaattcacaggatgttttcaaaagagttagatttagttcttaaggctaatggaatcaagggatatggggaggaagcaggaacggggtaccgattctggacgatcagccatgattataatgaatggcggtgctggctcaaagagccgaatggcctatacctgcacctattttctatgtttccatgttcacACCCTCCAACCACTCCCATCCACTCATTGGCCAGATAACATCATATactatcgatttattcacaaaatgctggagtaactcagcaggtcaggcagcatctcgggagagaaggaatgggtgaagtttcgggtcgagacccttcttcagatactacTTGCTCCAGACCTCCTTCCTCTACTTTCGCTGCATCTTAGcttctgttagtttagtttagagatacagcatggaaacaggccctttggccaagagtccacagcgatccccgcacactaacactatcctacacacactagggacaaattatattgataccaaaccaattagctataaacctgcacatctttggattgtgggaggaaaccagagcttcccggagaaaacccacgcaggtcacgaggagaacttaCGAAcaccgtagacagcacccgtagttaggatcaaaccatcCCAagatctgacaaagggtctttgatctgaaacgttAATTCTGCTTCTCTTGCCGTTAACTCTGCTTGTCCTTctgcatatttccagcattttctgtcttttcttttagatttccagtatcttTTGTTTGTCTCAGTGTCATTACATGGGTCAGTGCTGAACATGCACAACCAGTGCTGGGCATTGTTAATAACCAACTGCTGTTCCAAATAGCTCATTTTATGAAGAACTACCTAGATATTTTAATGCATCAGATATTTAAaagttgggtttttttttcaaTGTATTGTTGCATCAATTTTTAATGCTCGTTCTGTAATGAGGTTTCATGGGATCTATTATTTCCTAAACAACTAAAATCTGACAACATTTTACCGTAAAGTATCAGGACAAACAACAATTTTGTTAATGAACCTGCAGCAACATTAATGGAAGACTATAAAAAGgtgatataaaattataaattctgGAAATGCTCCACTGACgtcttaaaaaaataattagtgAGGGAGACCAGATAGAGAAGGGCTGCTGAGAAGCATGGTGATTCAGTGCGCTGAGTTACTGCTCTCGTTTAAAGCAGAATATTAATTTTTGCCAACACAGCTAGATCCTCATCTCAGACAGACTACCAAGGCAGACACCAGTTGGAGGCAGGGAGAAAAAAAATAAATGAGAACCGAATCCAACTGTGCTGCTCACATGCGCTCATTAACAAACACCCCTCGTACAGACTACCTCAGAGTTTTGATATCATAGGAGCTCCAATGTCTCATTTCAAGGAGGTTTGGAGTAATGGTCTTTGACACAGGTGAGGGGAAGATTAGGTttagggttaaaaaaaaatcaatcatacTTCAGAACTCTCCCCACAAAAATTCTTTAAACGATCTCTAAGATCATCATTAACTCATCAAGAATGATTCCGGTCTACCTCCGTTGTGCTAGAAGCAGATTTCAGACCATGAAATTCCTTGAGCAGTTTTTGCCGCTATGAAAACATATTAATGAGTTATTTAAGAAAATGTGCATGTCTGGTTATTAATCCAGAGGAATCTCTACAATTGCTCTTTCAAACAGACTATatgaatgatttttaaaaaagcacattTTGCCCTAAGACTTAATGGTTAAACACATTTTCATAAAGATCTGCGTTTTATTAAAATATCATTGAAAGGAGATTACACAGGTTCCAACCAAATTATGTATTTTACACTTGAAGCTTGTTACCTTGCATTAGGTTCTATGGAATTCTCAACCATGCACTTTCTAATTGATGATGACCTGATATAGCAACAAAACCTGTGTTAAAAGCCAGATACCCACATAAACCACAAATCCAAAACTGTCAATTACTACTTAGAGTGCTGACATTTTCAATAGAAGGGATTGTGCAAAATAAATGCCTTGCCTTTCCTCCCGAGTAATCCGTGAACTTGATGGGGAGACAAGAGAAAGGATACAATGGGGAGATTCCAAAAGAAGTCAGTGACAGAAAGACACTAATTCTCAAAGCTTGTAAACCTTTCAGTGTGCATCAGCAACGGACACAACAGTATCCAGAAGGGACAAGTGCTGTCCAGCTTCACCTGATCCTGCGTGAATTTATACATCTTTTTCCCCCATTAATTAAAACTTGTTTCCAAATCCACAAATATAAAAATGGATTTGGCGTAACAGGAACATCTTAAAACAGAACTATCTTTTAAGATTAAGAATCAATGTGATGGGAGTCTAAATACCCTTAGTCTAAATACATGTGGGAAGATTAACACCAACAGGTAACCACTTTGAAAACTGCAATTATCAGAATGTTAAGTGTCCTTTGTGGATTACCAAACAACATTTGTGTGGATTTATTATTCAAAATTCTTGTATCTATCTTATTCAAAGCATTGCAATGAAAGCTCGTTGGTGGCTCTCCCCTCTGCTTTTCCCTGCTCGGCGGCCCAGGGAACTATCAGGAAGATCAACCCACTCAACAGTGCTAATGCAATGTTCAACACCAACGTTCTCCAAAGATTTAGAAATTAAGAGAATCAAGCAAGAGAGGGTGGGAGCAAGCCAGAGCACCAAAGAGAAAGATGCTCTACAGCTGACCTGTATCGCTGTTCCAATAACTTAAAGTCAGTTTATTCTGTCTCGAGCTTGCTTGGCAAACAGATTTTTCCCCCAGTGCTACACAATGAGCTTGAGACAACATTTTTATTTAGAAAATCAGTTTATCTCAGAAGAGCCTGCAACCTTTACATCTCCAGACAATATTTACTGGGGCAAGCTTGAGTTTGATTTAATATCTTCATCACAAATAATGCCAGTTAGAAATAGCAAAGCATTCTAAAGTTCAATTGTGATATTGTGGTGTATAATATTTGGTTTTGATTTTAATGATAACAAATCTATGGACAAATATTCTAGAATATTTCAAAGTCTTTTGAAAATATATTAGTCTCAGCATCTCAATGATCCAAACCAGTGATTTGGAAATTAAAACTAATCTGCAGGTACAAGTTTAGCATTTTCTTTGATTTTGTAAGTATAGTTTACATAGCAGTGCAGCTCTCTACCGCTGCTCAGGTAGAAATGATTGATATTTCATTTTCTCAATTTCATAACGGTAGGAAAATTACAATCCTATTTTTGCCAAAAACAAACTCTTGCAAAACAAATAAGTAGAGAATAATTGTTACTGCAAAGATGAAAGAGCTTGCACAGGCAAACATCCTTTCTCCCTTCCAACTCTTCAGGGTCCTGGTTCACTTAGCTGGTTCAATTAATAATTTACTATAATGCATCTTAAAATATAGGACAGCCAAATTAAATatgcaacgatagacacaaaaatctggagtgacgcagcggggcaggcagcatctctggagagaaggagtgggtgacaattcaggcgagacccttcttcagaccgaaacaacctccattccttctctccagagatgctgcctgtcccactgaattactccaacattgtgtttatcttcggtgtaaaccagcatctggagttccttcctacacaaattaagTATGCATTGGGGCATTAATAGGAATAACATTCTACAGTCCAAAAAATCTGCTCTTGTGGCATCACCAAAATCCCAAACATTCCAGTTTATCCGTTTTAGTGTAAGGGgctgttttgaaaaaaaaaaagatagatgcaaagtgctggagtagctcagtgggtcaagcagcatctctgggaaaaaaagagatgggtgacgtttctggacgggacacttcttcaaactgaaaaagGGTATGATGAAGGATCATGACCTGAAATGCtgaaatccagagatgctgcctgaccccactgagttactccaacactttgtgtctatctttgctataaaacagtatctgcaattccttgtttctacatcttgaaAAAAAATGTGGTTTAGTATGATGGAAGGAGATGGGCTGTCCATGATGTTCTGCAGTTGGATCATTGGAATGATGATATAGTGAATCATTCTGAAATCGTCAGTATAATGAACAATTCAGTAAATGAAACGCTGGTTGTAATAGTtcagaaaaagcaaaagtcaaacgTATCTCTCAAATTTTCACTGCCATCTACTGGAAAACAACTGAACTGCCTGGCATACCACAATTACACTCCCAAAATTTAACTGTGTGGAAACAAATTACAATTTTGCAACAAATATGAATATTTGCAACTTTCATATCCTTTCAATTATATTTTCTACAcatctaaaaaataaaataattaaaatgtagtAATTTCAATGCGGTTTTAATGCTTGTAAAGTCAAAAATGAAGTAGAATTCCCAATAAAATGCCAATTGTTAAGGAATAAAGATTTGTTTACATTTTAAGACAGTGTAACTTGAATCTCATCCCAACTGGAATGAGCAAGAAGTTACAAAACTGCATCGTGAAAATGTCAATGTGTAGAAAGAAAACCCTATGTTTTAGCCAATGCACCATATAATTCAAGGCACAGGTTTTTCTTTAAATCTCGTCAAAGAAACTAAATCGAAAAAGCATTCTATACATCATGATGTGTAGCAGCATAATTTATCTCATATTTAGGAATTTATTATTAAGTGTCAGCCTGTTGCAATGGTTGAACAATCATAACTAAAGAAATTGTTAACCTTTTCCACACCTCActggtcatacagcacggaaacaggccctttggcccaacttgtccatgacagccaagatgccccatctaagctagtcccatttggcctctATCCTTCATAAAACTAGACTACCAACTTTTGACTCAAGAGTCCCCGTTTCACAATCATTTGCTAACTGTCCTGTAAATCAAGCACTGTcaattagtttagatttagatttagattctacagcgcggaaacaggccctttcggcccaccaagtccgcgccgcccagcgatccccgcacattaacactatcctacacacaccagggacaatttttttattttttttaaacattttacccagtcaattaacctacaaacctgcacgtctttggagtgtgggaggaaactaaaaatTAATTAACTAAAAATGAGATTAAATTAAAAGTCAATTAAGGGTGTCAGCTTTATTGAAGACGGAACATTCCAATATTATTCAAATGCCTTAGCACAAATGTGGGAAAGCAGAAACCTCTTGAACTGATAATATACCTGTGTGCACGTGCGTGGGGCgtgcgtatgtatatatattcTATACTATGTCTCAGGTAATAACAGATGCCCCAGCACAGATGCCTGCTGAACACCctagcttggtgcatgtgtaaattgtccctagtgtgtgtaggatagtattaatgtgcagggatcgttggtcggtgcggactcgatgggccaaaaggcctgcgcatctctaaactaaactaaaccactggtTGCAGATCTCCAGCCAAaggaacacccttccaccactactTGAACTACCAACtcactgtggatcccatgcatctcaaTCTACCATGAGGTacgttatcaaatgccttactaaaatcaacATAGACAGCATCCACTcccctaccttcatcaattacCAGTAGCACAGTATAAATGCAAGGTGCTGCACTTTGGCAAGACAAAGCACAGTAAGAtttacacaataaatggtagggttctggggagtattgtaggaCAGCGAGACCTAGGTGGCAGGTAAACAGTTCCACAAAGTGGCAACATCGGTGTACCGGGTGGTGCAGAAGGCATTTGCCTTCATTAATCAGAGTATTAATTACAGGTCTCTGAATTGGGATgtctggaaccggagctggaatccatgatggaggcgcaggcaggcACC from Rhinoraja longicauda isolate Sanriku21f chromosome 23, sRhiLon1.1, whole genome shotgun sequence carries:
- the usp6nl gene encoding USP6 N-terminal-like protein isoform X3, with product MPDAIEERLKQIEIERTGKWIKMLKGWDKYKHSEKVVRRIYKGIPLQLRGQVWSLILEIQKIKLEKKDLYDKLKDRARAISPDIRQIDLDVNRTYRDHIMFRERYGVKQQALFHVLAAYSMYNTEVGYCQGMSQITALLLMYLNEEDAFWALVRLLSGPKHSMHGFFVPGFPKLLRFQEHHDRILKKFMPKLKQHFDSQDVFTSLYTMKWFFQCFLDRTPFTLTLRLWDIYILEGDRILTAMSYTILKLHKKHMLKLAMEDLIEFLQESLAKDFYFEDDFAVDQLQNSMSELKRSKLDLPPPGKPEEFPQKSLGQVPAEHPEPPVLNHLTNGQNNVIKGGPPVSKKKDKKASPEKLQEKQPDSRPKKSALEKPTVKPQRAGLVENKGGKVKVLPDLDVLKQKGQPTQRALAHGNPKQLNNATANQNSNANPGVRKEFAPKWNKPSGQKISDPSSKHSADGRGRTGSYNASSSHSSPEEAHVFIGGTKGLIIEVDETKRGSNASEYDNVPGVDHEYGTCAEEMVEHGESSIAQNNAHSKEATSPSKISPVQFSSKAVNASATFQQRPSRTHSSAVSSNQRSLIKQQPSSPPSYSGPPGYHGSLPQYSPTRAKDMPVFSQYSYNMSAGQQSHDSRPYVTKLAHMTNYDQTSRNSHTLGRQFSNSSSFRTAARPLDHSGQYDPGNLTNYVRHPALLEQRSPEYQHDYKKRQEQYERQWNREADVRYRGDMQRSPSFHNAQQTPHPEFSYPGVPVSGSSIYSRTSSHPDTHAQTQYSHTVPTGPQHFANPQTDRRTIPESVLL
- the usp6nl gene encoding USP6 N-terminal-like protein isoform X2 produces the protein MMQILQIMKELVSPSKRSSDEKDPDVKHDTTGNHAHERAEIVSKYDKGREGAKIDPWEDADFHIYKITDRFGFLHAKELPMPDAIEERLKQIEIERTGKWIKMLKGWDKYKHSEKVVRRIYKGIPLQLRGQVWSLILEIQKIKLEKKDLYDKLKDRARAISPDIRQIDLDVNRTYRDHIMFRERYGVKQQALFHVLAAYSMYNTEVGYCQGMSQITALLLMYLNEEDAFWALVRLLSGPKHSMHGFFVPGFPKLLRFQEHHDRILKKFMPKLKQHFDSQDVFTSLYTMKWFFQCFLDRTPFTLTLRLWDIYILEGDRILTAMSYTILKLHKKHMLKLAMEDLIEFLQESLAKDFYFEDDFAVDQLQNSMSELKRSKLDLPPPGKPEEFPQKSLGQVPAEHPEPPVLNHLTNGQNNVIKGGPPVSKKKDKKASPEKLQEKQPDSRPKKSALEKPTVKPQRAGLVENKGGKVKVLPDLDVLKQKGQPTQRALAHGNPKQLNNATANQNSNANPGVRKEFAPKWNKPSGQKISDPSSKHSADGRGRTGSYNASSSHSSPEEAHVFIGGTKGLIIEVDETKRGSNASEYDNVPGVDHEYGTCAEEMVEHGESSIAQNNAHSKEATSPSKISPVQFSSKAVNASATFQQRPSRTHSSAVSSNQRSLIKQQPSSPPSYSGPPGYHGSLPQYSPTRAKDMPVFSQYSYNMSAGQQSHDSRPYVTKLAHMTNYDQTSRNSHTLGRQFSNSSSFRTAARPLDHSGQYDPGNLTNYVRHPALLEQRSPEYQHDYKKRQEQYERQWNREADVRYRGDMQRSPSFHNAQQTPHPEFSYPGVPVSGSSIYSRTSSHPDTHAQTQYSHTVPTGPQHFANPQTDRRTIPESVLL
- the usp6nl gene encoding USP6 N-terminal-like protein isoform X1, translated to MNSPLRINNCRSEPHLSHEEEHTIMNPDVKHDTTGNHAHERAEIVSKYDKGREGAKIDPWEDADFHIYKITDRFGFLHAKELPMPDAIEERLKQIEIERTGKWIKMLKGWDKYKHSEKVVRRIYKGIPLQLRGQVWSLILEIQKIKLEKKDLYDKLKDRARAISPDIRQIDLDVNRTYRDHIMFRERYGVKQQALFHVLAAYSMYNTEVGYCQGMSQITALLLMYLNEEDAFWALVRLLSGPKHSMHGFFVPGFPKLLRFQEHHDRILKKFMPKLKQHFDSQDVFTSLYTMKWFFQCFLDRTPFTLTLRLWDIYILEGDRILTAMSYTILKLHKKHMLKLAMEDLIEFLQESLAKDFYFEDDFAVDQLQNSMSELKRSKLDLPPPGKPEEFPQKSLGQVPAEHPEPPVLNHLTNGQNNVIKGGPPVSKKKDKKASPEKLQEKQPDSRPKKSALEKPTVKPQRAGLVENKGGKVKVLPDLDVLKQKGQPTQRALAHGNPKQLNNATANQNSNANPGVRKEFAPKWNKPSGQKISDPSSKHSADGRGRTGSYNASSSHSSPEEAHVFIGGTKGLIIEVDETKRGSNASEYDNVPGVDHEYGTCAEEMVEHGESSIAQNNAHSKEATSPSKISPVQFSSKAVNASATFQQRPSRTHSSAVSSNQRSLIKQQPSSPPSYSGPPGYHGSLPQYSPTRAKDMPVFSQYSYNMSAGQQSHDSRPYVTKLAHMTNYDQTSRNSHTLGRQFSNSSSFRTAARPLDHSGQYDPGNLTNYVRHPALLEQRSPEYQHDYKKRQEQYERQWNREADVRYRGDMQRSPSFHNAQQTPHPEFSYPGVPVSGSSIYSRTSSHPDTHAQTQYSHTVPTGPQHFANPQTDRRTIPESVLL